One genomic segment of Ignavibacteriota bacterium includes these proteins:
- the amrS gene encoding AmmeMemoRadiSam system radical SAM enzyme — translation MEYKLAKWWELQSNGKILCTLCPRYCTIGNGQKGFCYIRENIDNNLYSIGYGRPTGFAIDPVEKKPLSHFLPGTQILSFGTAGCNLGCKFCQNWSISKSKLDEINSLNASPEQVVNLAKKYKTPSIAYTYNDPTIFGEYVIDISQIAREENIKNVMVTAGYIDKNARKDVYKYIDAANVDLKAFTETFYHKLTFSHLNDILDTLLWLKNETEIWLEITTLLIPDENDSSDEIKKMCNWIVTNLGENVPLHFTAFHPDFKMRDKIRTPVSTLEMARKIAINEGINFCYVGNIHNLEGQTTYCPNCKEPIIIRDWHSVLDIKMKNGKCKNCGEQIVGVFN, via the coding sequence ATGGAATATAAATTAGCAAAATGGTGGGAACTTCAATCTAACGGAAAAATACTCTGCACACTATGTCCGCGCTACTGCACAATTGGAAATGGGCAAAAAGGTTTTTGCTACATAAGAGAAAATATTGATAATAATCTTTATTCTATTGGTTACGGAAGACCAACCGGATTTGCAATTGATCCAGTTGAAAAAAAACCACTCTCGCATTTTTTACCGGGAACACAAATTTTAAGTTTTGGAACTGCCGGATGTAATTTGGGATGCAAGTTTTGTCAAAATTGGTCAATCAGCAAATCTAAATTGGATGAAATAAATTCTCTTAATGCTTCTCCGGAACAAGTTGTTAATCTTGCAAAAAAATATAAAACTCCTTCAATTGCTTATACATATAATGATCCGACAATTTTTGGTGAATACGTAATAGATATTTCTCAAATTGCTCGTGAAGAAAATATCAAAAATGTAATGGTAACTGCCGGATATATTGATAAAAACGCTCGTAAAGATGTTTACAAATATATTGATGCGGCAAATGTAGATTTGAAGGCATTTACTGAAACTTTTTATCACAAATTAACTTTTTCTCATTTGAATGATATTCTTGATACTTTATTGTGGTTAAAGAACGAAACAGAAATTTGGTTAGAAATTACAACACTATTAATCCCAGATGAAAATGATAGTTCAGATGAAATTAAAAAAATGTGCAATTGGATTGTTACAAATTTAGGTGAAAATGTTCCGCTCCATTTTACAGCATTTCATCCGGATTTTAAAATGAGAGATAAAATTAGAACTCCAGTTTCAACATTAGAAATGGCTAGAAAAATTGCAATTAATGAAGGTATTAATTTTTGCTATGTCGGAAATATTCATAATTTGGAAGGACAAACAACCTATTGCCCAAATTGTAAAGAACCAATTATTATTAGAGATTGGCATTCTGTTTTAGACATAAAAATGAAAAATGGCAAATGCAAAAATTGTGGAGAACAGATTGTTGGAGTTTTTAATTAA
- the pyk gene encoding pyruvate kinase, with translation MNTRFVKTKILATIGPATDSKEMLLGLIDEGVNAFRMNFSHGDENYFTDLFNKIHDVCETSKMPIPILQDLQGPKIRIGKLEKDEVEILTGNNIEITIDTILGNENIISSSYQELIVDAKIGNQILIDDGLIKLEIISKKERSVVCKILEGGKLKPKKGMNLPGMILSTPSFTETDKKNMEFAFKHRVDYVALSFVRYAEDIYELKNWMKSKGYNKPIIAKIEKPEAVENFEAILEASDGIMVARGDLGVELAPQLVPIIQKNIIGRCNSVGKLVITATQMLESMITNPIPTRAEASDVANAVLDGTDVVMLSGETAVGKYPRQTIKTMKSILMSTESQSQFKTKVKFENPKSKADNIFDATGKAFVEIANQVNAKALVVFTHQGRKANILSKYNPDAHIFAFSDSFDTLNHLNLHKGIKPYFLKDIMNEDFYIKSALEILIKDEIVTTGDVVVFTAGAPIDEINRKNWVRFLVVD, from the coding sequence TTGAATACTAGATTTGTAAAAACAAAAATTTTAGCTACAATTGGTCCAGCAACAGATAGCAAAGAAATGCTGCTTGGACTTATTGATGAAGGGGTTAATGCATTTAGAATGAATTTCTCGCATGGAGATGAAAATTATTTTACGGATTTATTTAACAAAATTCATGATGTATGCGAAACGAGCAAAATGCCAATTCCGATTCTTCAAGATTTGCAAGGACCTAAAATTAGAATCGGCAAATTAGAAAAAGATGAAGTTGAAATTCTAACTGGAAATAATATTGAAATTACAATTGATACTATTTTGGGAAATGAAAATATCATATCATCATCATATCAAGAATTAATTGTTGATGCAAAAATTGGTAATCAAATCTTAATTGATGATGGATTAATAAAGTTAGAAATTATCAGTAAAAAAGAAAGATCGGTGGTTTGCAAAATTCTTGAAGGCGGAAAACTCAAACCAAAAAAAGGAATGAATTTACCGGGAATGATTTTAAGCACGCCATCATTTACTGAAACAGATAAAAAAAATATGGAGTTTGCATTCAAACACAGAGTTGATTATGTGGCTCTATCGTTTGTGAGATATGCAGAAGATATTTATGAACTTAAAAATTGGATGAAAAGCAAAGGTTACAATAAACCTATTATTGCAAAAATTGAAAAACCGGAAGCAGTAGAAAATTTTGAGGCAATACTTGAAGCTTCTGATGGAATTATGGTTGCAAGAGGTGATCTTGGAGTTGAATTAGCTCCGCAGTTGGTTCCAATAATTCAGAAAAATATTATTGGAAGATGTAATTCAGTTGGCAAACTTGTAATTACTGCAACTCAAATGTTGGAATCGATGATAACAAATCCAATTCCCACAAGAGCCGAAGCATCCGACGTGGCGAATGCAGTTTTAGATGGAACTGATGTTGTAATGTTAAGCGGTGAAACGGCTGTTGGAAAATATCCACGACAAACAATTAAAACGATGAAAAGCATTTTAATGTCAACTGAATCTCAGAGTCAATTTAAGACAAAAGTAAAATTTGAAAATCCTAAAAGTAAAGCTGATAATATTTTTGATGCAACGGGAAAAGCTTTTGTCGAAATTGCAAATCAAGTAAATGCAAAAGCGCTTGTGGTTTTTACACATCAAGGACGAAAGGCAAACATACTTTCAAAATATAATCCGGATGCACATATTTTCGCTTTCTCAGATTCTTTTGACACGCTTAATCACTTGAATCTACATAAAGGTATAAAACCCTACTTTTTAAAAGATATAATGAACGAAGATTTTTATATCAAAAGTGCATTGGAAATTTTGATAAAAGATGAAATAGTTACAACCGGTGATGTTGTTGTTTTTACAGCCGGAGCTCCGATTGATGAAATAAACAGAAAAAATTGGGTGCGTTTTTTAGTTGTAGATTAA